Sequence from the Leptospira johnsonii genome:
GATTGAATGTTAAAAGAGGGAATGTTTATAAATCCGTTGATACATATTTTACTCGATATCTTTCCGAAAAAGAGATCCAAGAGTTCGAGTCCAAGGTTCGTAACGAATTAAGAAAAGAGAATGGAGCTCCGATTGATGCTCCTGTTTATGAAAAGATCAGGTCCATTGCGGAGAAGACTGCACTTGCGAGGATCAGTGCGGAGACTTCTAAGATCAGAATAGAGGAAATTGGAGAAGAACTCAAGTTTCTAGATACTGAATTAGCAAAAGCTGATTTGGATCCTAAAAAGAAAAAGACTTACCTTTCGGATAAAGACAAACTAGAGAAGGAAAAAAAGACTGCAGAAAAGGCTATCCCGGATGGAGAGAAGAAGGCGGCATCAGGAGAGACTGCTTTAACAAAAGCGCTCCAGAATTTTTTCAGAGGATCGTTTAAGGATAGGATTTCCTCTTTAGGACTTCTTCCGGATAAAATTAGAATTTTAGCATATGATCGAGTGGGAAAGGAAACTTTAGATACGGGTTTACTCTTCTCCCAAAGTTCGGAGACAGGCAAAAAATTACTCTCGCAAGCGGATTTTACCGAAAGCCGCAAGAGTCTTTTTGGAGATTCGGATGTTTTAGAAGTCATTCAAAACAAATCGGAGCCGGAAAGTTACGAGGTAGGTGGAAGACAATATGAAGTAGTGTATCGTCCCGTTTTCAGGAACCCGAGCACAGCGGAAAGATCCAGATCTATGGCGGAAGAGATCTTAGAGAATCCCAAAGATTGGGCAAAGTATCTAGAAGAAGATAGAAAAATTTCCGCAGAGATTGCTGAGATTTCCCAAAGATTAAAGGCCAGAATGTCGGAACTTCGTAAGGATGGAAAGGCCAAACCTTCTTCCGATAAGGAATTCAAAAATCTAGCTCTTGCTTATAGACAGATGCTCAAAAAACGAGACACAAAGTTGGAGCAGTTACAGCCGTATACATCGGTTTTTGAGAAAAATGAAAAGAAATGGAACGATGATCATAAATCTCTAAAAGACAAGATCGCCAGCACTTCCAAAGAAATTTTGGAATGGGAGAAGCTATTGAAATTCCCTCCTAAAGAGGGAGAAAATAAAACTTCTCCGGAGGAAATCCAAGAAAAGATCAGGACATTAGAATCCCAGCAAGAAGAATATAAAGATTCCTTAATTCGTTTGGAATCTACTAAGGGAGATTGGGGGAATTCCTACGAAAGAAAAGCAGAGGATGCGTTTTACGGCCTGAGAGAAGCGGCTCTAGAGGACTTTACTTTTATTCCTTTCAAAACAGGGCCTGCTGGAATTAGAAGATATTATAAGGATGAAAATGAAAGAAAGTCCGTTCGGATCAAATGGAGACTTTTGAGAGAATGGATCCTTTCCGGGAATTCAGAGACGGAACTTCCTAAAGCTCCGAAGGGAATTGCTTGGGATTCCGGAATTCTAGTCCGAAGCAGAAGTGAAGCGGAAGAAGTAATGTGGGATTTGGATTCTACTCCTCTTGTAGCTCCGGGAGAAGAGGAGGGC
This genomic interval carries:
- a CDS encoding PP2C family protein-serine/threonine phosphatase, with product MIKNKFLRAVLPGIRAKLSFFTAALVISILGFTSIIHYSQQTKALEEKLESELKAPLEYVNSVVLDLENLSRSMILIEEFKVRVKEKKKQLSKFKRTVVQKEGGLFGALKAFGQSIGLNVKRGNVYKSVDTYFTRYLSEKEIQEFESKVRNELRKENGAPIDAPVYEKIRSIAEKTALARISAETSKIRIEEIGEELKFLDTELAKADLDPKKKKTYLSDKDKLEKEKKTAEKAIPDGEKKAASGETALTKALQNFFRGSFKDRISSLGLLPDKIRILAYDRVGKETLDTGLLFSQSSETGKKLLSQADFTESRKSLFGDSDVLEVIQNKSEPESYEVGGRQYEVVYRPVFRNPSTAERSRSMAEEILENPKDWAKYLEEDRKISAEIAEISQRLKARMSELRKDGKAKPSSDKEFKNLALAYRQMLKKRDTKLEQLQPYTSVFEKNEKKWNDDHKSLKDKIASTSKEILEWEKLLKFPPKEGENKTSPEEIQEKIRTLESQQEEYKDSLIRLESTKGDWGNSYERKAEDAFYGLREAALEDFTFIPFKTGPAGIRRYYKDENERKSVRIKWRLLREWILSGNSETELPKAPKGIAWDSGILVRSRSEAEEVMWDLDSTPLVAPGEEEGKGLVYDLLRKDLLGYNIILIDRTEGVRQMKSNREEMIRYTGIIGTIAILLAYGLAWFVVRRIRVISKNAESIGEGNLNVEFPPAGYDEIGVLSESLNDMVHGLKEREEMKGELLAAEEIQKRLLPEKLPSSLNDYVEFGAFYKAMTGVGGDYYDFIELGGGKIAICIGDVSNHGVGPAIVMALFRSQIRAILRKGERDLKKILLEANAYQYEDTPDHIFITFFLAIFDSNTSRLEYISAGHVKPLFFDASDGKIKELPAGGLPIGMDENSFFETTIEKRVLTLDSGDIFFEYTDGLDEARSPNSDMYTRERLAKLLHANGEKRPEELIKTIVADVESHTQQDLSATGFSKLSDDIAMIAIRKR